Below is a genomic region from Rouxiella chamberiensis.
TGGCGCGTGCGCCAAAGGCGGTGGCTGCAATAAAACCGCCAAACAGTTCAGGCGCCTGCGTGCCCAGATTGATGTCGGTGATAACGCCTTTCAGTCGCTGATTGGCAAACGGCGTCCGGCGACCGTTGAACCAGTCCAGAACCAGCGGCAGGCTGTCGAGGGTCGGATTGGCGGCCCATGCGGTGGTCAAATCGGCCAGCAGCGTCTTTTTCATCACTGTAATCTGGGGTTTCAGCTCGGGATGCGCCTTGGCGAGTTGCCCAAGCGGCCAGCCGAGCAGTTGGCTGAACCAGGCGTACATATCGCCGAACGCGGATTGTCCCGCTTCCATGCCGACCATGTCGGGCACCACACTGCCGTCGACCTGTCCGCAAATCCCGGCTATCGCGCGTTCGCCTACGCGCGCCTTGTCGGCTATCAGGATGTCGCAGGTTGAGGTGCCAATCACCTTGACCAGCGTATAAGGCTGCGCACCCGCGCCGACCGCGCCCATATGGCAGTCAAATGCGCCGCCCGAAATTACCACGCTTTGCGGTAAACCAAGACGCTGCGCCCATTCTGCGCTGAGCGTCCCCACGGGCTTCTCGGCGGTTTGGGTGTCGATAAACAGAGGATAAGGCAGATCTTCGACCAGATACGGGTCCAGTGCGGCAAAAAATTCGCGTGGCGGGAACCCCCCAGGAAGGATGCCACAGCATCTTGTGACCCGTGCTGCACCGCCCGCGCGCCATCTGCGAAGGGGCGAGGGTGTCGGAAAGCAGGGCGGGCACCCAGTCACAGAGTTCCACCCAGGAGGCGGCGGCCTCGCGCACCGCGCTGTCTTGACGCGATACATGCAGAATCTTGGCCCAGAACCACTCCGAGGAGTAAACGCCGCCGATATAGCGGGTGTAATCCGCAAAATGACCGCTGCGGCACAGGTGGTTTATCTCTTCGGCCTCGGCTATTGCGGTGTGATCTTTCCATAACACGAACATGGCGTTTGGATTGCCGGCAAATTCAGGCAGCAGCGCCAGCACTCGACCCTGCGCATCCACCGGCGCGGGCGTCGAACCGGTGGAATCTACGCCGATACCCACAATCTTTGCGCTGAGTTCCGGCCCCAGTCGCGCCACCAGATTGACGATGGCGCTTTCCATCGCCTCGATATAGTCGAGGGGGTGATGGCGAAACTGGTTTTTTGCGGCATGACAATACAAGCCTTCCTGCCAGCGAGGGTAATACACCACATCCGTATCTATCTCTTTACCGCTGTGACAATCCACGGCCAGAACCCGCACCGAGTCGCTACCAAAATCCAGACCAAGAGCAATCGCGCCTTGCGCCATGGTTAATTCCCCCGAAGTTATAGGACCGCATCAGCCTGCAGGCGGCTGACTTTTGCTGTTGATAACCTTAAGAGAGGCATGACGGCGAGAGTGAGGAGGCACCTGCTGGAAGTATGTACTTTCCTGCTCCGTATGAAAGATATGTGAAGCCGGTCATAAACTGGCTGCTTGGTTGAATTTGCTAAATATATGCACAGATTGGCTGCAATTTTAAATTGTGATAACGCTCTCCATATTCGTAAAAAATTCCGGTTAAAACTTATCTCGTCTTATCTCAATCCGTTAATGAATTCCCCTACAGCGTGGTTTATTAGCGGTTTTTTTCGACACGATCCTTACTGATAACGTTTTCATGCCTGTAGGAATAACTGCGGGTAACAACAATAAAAAGTCGGAGAGCATCATGCATAAATTCACTAAGGCGCTGGCAGCGGTTGGACTGGCGGCCGTTATGTCACATTCGGCTATGGCAGCAGATTCCATGAAGCTGGGATTTCTGGTCAAGCAGCCGGAGGAGCCGTGGTTCCAGACAGAATGGAAGTTTGCCGATAAAGCCGGGAAAGATCTCAACTTCCAGGTCATCAAGATTGCCGTGCCCGACGGTGAAAAAACGCTGAACGCTATCGACAGTCTGGCGGCCAACGGCGCGAAAGGCTTTGTTATCTGTACGCCCGACCCGCGACTGGGGCCGGCCATCATGGCCAAGGCGCGCAGTTACGACCTGAAAGTTATCGCCGTGGATGACCAGTTTGTGAATGCCAAGGGTAAACCGATGGAAGACGTGCCGCTGGTCATGATGGCGGCCAGCAAAATCGGCGAACGCCAGGGACAGGAGCTGTACAAAGAGATGCAGAAACGCGGCTGGAATGTGGCCGACACGGGCGTGATGGCGATTACCGCCGATGAGCTGGACACCGCGCGCCGCCGCACGACAGGCTCGATGGACGCGCTGAAAGCCGCCGGTTTCCCGGCCGCGCAAATCTTCAAGGTGCCGACCAAATCCAATGACATTCCGGGTGCACTCGACGCAGGCAACTCACTGCTGGTGCAGCATCCCAAAGTGAAAAACTGGCTGATTCTGGGCATGAATGACAACACCGTGCTCGGCGGCGTGCGTGCCACCGAAGGTCAGGGCTTCAAGGCGGCCAATGTGATTGGTATCGGCATCAACGGCGTCGATGCGGTCAACGAACTGTCGAAAAACGAACAGACCGGTTTCTATGGCTCGCTGCTGCCAAGCCCGGACGTACATGGCTATAAAAGTATTCAGATGCTGAATGACTGGGTGAACAAAGGCGTCGAGCCGCCGAAATTCACGGAAGTCACCGATGTGGTGCTTATCACGCGCGACAACTTCAAGACCGAGCTCGATAAAAAAGGGCTGGGCGGCAAATAGTCTGATGGATACGCGCATTCACTGGCGTATCCCCTGTCATTAGATAAAGGGTTACCGCTATGTCTTCGCTCTCTTTAACATCGTCAGCCGCGCTCAATCCGTCGCTGGACACGTTCGATACCCGCCAGCCCTACCTGACGTTTGACGGGATAGGCAAGACCTTTCCCGGCGTCAAGGCGCTGGATGGCATCAGCTTTGACTGCTACGCCGGACAGATCCACGCCCTGATGGGGGAAAACGGCGCGGGGAAATCCACGTTGCTGAAAATCCTGAGCGGTTTCTACAGTCCGACCCAGGGGCAGATTCTCATCAAGGGTCAGCCGGTGAATTTTGTCCATACCACCGATGCGCTGGATGCAGGCGTCGCCATTATCTATCAGGAACTGCATCTGGTGCCGGAAATGACGGTGGCGGAAAACATCTATCTGGGGCAGTTGCCGAGCCGTCGCGGTTGGGTTAATCGCAAACTGCTGCGCTATGAGGCCAAGTTGCAGCTTGAGCATCTGGGGCTGGATATCGACCCCGACACGCCGCTCAAGTATCTCTCGATTGGGCAATGGCAGATGGTGGAGATTGCCAAGGCGCTGGCGCGCAATGCCAAGGTGATTGCCTTTGACGAACCTACAAGCTCACTCTCGGCCCGTGAAATCGAGCAGCTGTTTCGAGTGATTCGCGAACTGCGCTCCGAGGGGCGCGTCATCTTGTATGTTTCACACCGCATGGAAGAGATTTTTGCGCTGAGCGATGCCATTACCGTGTTCAAGGATGGTCGCTATGTCAGGACATTCAAAGACATGCAGCAGGTTAACCACGACATTCTGGTGCAGGCGATGGTCGGGCGCAATCTCGGCGATGTGTACGGCTATCAGCCGCGTCCACACGGAGAGGTACGCCTCGAACTTGATGCGGTCAAGGCACCGGGGGTGAAAACGCCTATCAGCCTGACGGTGCGGCAGGGTGAAATCGTCGGGTTGTTCGGACTGGTCGGCGCCGGGCGCAGCGAACTGATGAAAGGGCTGTTTGGCGGCACTAAAATCACCTCGGGGCGCGTTCTGCTGGACGGTAAAACGCTGAACATCACCACGCCCATCGACGCGATTCGCCAGGGCATCATGCTTTGCCCTGAAGACCGCAAGGCTGACGGCATCATTCCCGTGCACTCGGTACGCGACAATATCAACATCAGCGCGCGCCGCAAAAGCCTCAAGGCCGGTTGCCTTATCAACAATCACTGGGAGGCAATCAATGCCAGCAAACAAATTACGGCGCTCAACATCAAAACGCCCGGTCCTGAACAGTTAATTATGAATCTGTCGGGCGGCAACCAGCAGAAGGCGATTCTCGGCCGCTGGCTGTCGGAAGAGATGAAGGTCATTTTGCTCGATGAACCGACGCGGGGTATCGACGTCGGCGCGAAGCACGAGATTTACAACGTCATTTATGCGCTGGCAAAACAGGGGATTGCGGTGCTGTTTGCCTCAAGCGATCTGCCTGAAGTGCTGGGACTCGCCGACCGGATCCTGGTCATGCGCGAAGGCGAGATAACCGGCGAACTGACGCATGACGACGCCACAGAAGAAAAAGCCTTGGGGATGGCGATGCTGCGAACCCCGGAACTGACTTGATTGCCAACGCCAGCTTTTATTGCATGTTGACCTGTTAACTAATCCCACACCATTGCGGAGGCTGCCCCGGCGCCTCCGAGCAGGAGTTAAATGATGTCCAGTATGACAACCAATTCAACCAAACCCGAGCAGCCGAATGCGGCCGCGCGCGGGGGCCAGAGCCTGATGCGTATCTGGGACAGCTACGGCATGCTGGTGGTATTCGCGGCGCTGTTCCTTGCCTGTACGCTGTTTGTGCCCAACTTCAGCTCGTTCATCAATATGAAAGGGCTGGGGCTGGCTATCTCAATGTCCGGCATGGTCGCCTGCGGCATGTTGTTCTGTCTGGCCTCGGGCGATTTTGACCTCTCCGTCGCCTCGGTGATTGCCTGTGCGGGGGTGACCGCCGCGGTGGTCATCAATATGACCGAGAGCCTGTGGATTGGCGTAGGTGCCGGTCTGCTGCTTGGCATGCTTTCAGGGCTGGTCAACGGTTTCGTCATCGCGAAACTGAAAATCAATGCGCTGATAACCACGCTTGCGACCATGCAGATTGTGCGCGGCCTCGCCTACATCATTTCCGACGGCAAGGCGGTCGGCATTGAAGACGAGCGCTTCTTCGCGCTGGGTTACGCCAACTGGTTCGGCCTGCCTGCGCCCATCTGGATTACCGTAGGCTGCCTCATCGCCTTTGGTCTGCTGCTCAACAAAACCACCTTTGGCCGCAATACGCTGGCGATTGGTGGCAATGAAGAGGCCGCGCGACTCGCCGGTGTGCCGGTGGTGCGCACCAAAATCATCATCTTCGTGCTCTCGGGGCTTGTATCTGCGGCAGCGGGGATCATTCTCGCTTCGCGTATGACCAGCGGCCAGCCGATGACCTCGCTGGGCTATGAGTTGATCGTGATTTCGGCCTGCGTGCTTGGTGGCGTATCGCTCAAGGGCGGCATCGGCAAAATCTCCTATGTAGTGGCAGGGGTGCTGATTCTGGGAACGGTCGAGAATGCGATGAACCTGCTAAACATTTCGCCGTTCTCGCAGTACGTGGTGCGTGGGTTGATCCTGCTGGCGGCGGTGATTTTCGACCGCTACAAACAGAAGGCCAAACGCGCGGTGTAAACGATTTCAGCGTCTGAATGACTCACGGGAAGGAAAAAAGTCCATAAAAGTGACTTTCCTTCACATTTTTTAACACAAACGGGCAGTAATTTTATTGCCCGATAGAATGGTAGGACCCGACGTGATGATTTTAGGAGGCTCGATGTATCACCGCATGATTCAGGACCAACAGTCCAACCCGCTGCTTCCGGGCTACAGTTTCAATGCCTATCTGGTAGCCGGTATGACGCCGATTCTGGCCGACGGTCCGCTTGATTTTTCAATCGACCGCCCTGGCGGAATGAAAGGCTACATCCTGAATCTGACCGTCAAGGGGCAGGGCAAAGTGTTTGATGGCGAAGACACTTTCTACTGCAATCCGGGCGATCTTCTGCTGTTTCCGCCCAAGGCGCGCCATCTTTACAGCCGTTCGGCCAACAGCGATTGCTGGTATCATCGCTGGGTCTATTTCCGCCCTCGCGCCTACTGGGCCGACTGGCTGGAGTGGCACAGCAAAACGCGGGAAGTGGGCCGACTCTCGTTACCGAACCAACACGCTGCTGCTGGAGTTTGATCGCCTGTTCGCCAACATCGAGCAGACACAAAAATCGGGGCGGCGATTTGGTGAAGAGTTAGGGATGAATCTGCTGGAGCGCCTGCTGTTGAGAGCGATGGAAGAAGACCCGCAAAGCCCGCAAAAAATCATGGATCCGCGCGTCATCGAGGCCTGTCAGTTCATTACCGGTAATCTGGCGGGCGAGTTGCGCATTGACGAAGTGGCGCGCCATGTCTGTCTTTCTCCGTCGCGTCTTGCCCACCTTTTCCGTGAACAGGTGGGTATCAATATTCTGCGTTGGCGGGAAGATCAACGGGTTATACGCGCCAAACTGCTGCTGCAAACCACTCAGGAATCGATAGCAACCATTGGCCGCGTAGTCGGTTATGACGATCAATTGTATTTCTCGCGGGTGTTCCGCAAACGCGTTGGCGTCAGCCCGAGCGATTTTCGCCGCCGCAGTATCGAAATCAACTATCCGGCCAAGCCTTATCGCGAAAATGAAAACGCTGCCACTTACAGCTTTTAATGCCCGTAATTACGCATAAGAATAACTTGCGCCAAAGTCTGATTGATCTCGACCGGGCCATTTACGCTACACTAGGCAGCACGCTTACCACGAATTTAGGGATAAAAAGATGACAGCTGCGCTTCGTGTTGGACTGATTGGCTACGGTTTTGCGAGTAAAACGTTTCATTCACCCCTGATTGCGGGAACGCCGGGACTCGAATTGGCCGTTGTTTCGAGCAGCGATGCCTCGAAAGTGAACGTCGATTGGCCATCGGTCAACGTCGTCGCCTCTCCCGAGGAAGTGTTCAACGATCCCTCGATTGATTTGGTGGTGATTCCTACCCCCAACACCACACACTTTTCGCTGGCGCAACAGGCGCTTGAAGCGGGTAAGCATGTCATTGTCGACAAGCCTTTTACCGTCACGCTGGGCGAGGCCCGATCTCTTGACATATTGGCCGAAGAGCAGGGAAAGCTGCTGTCGGTATTCCATAATCGCCGCTGGGATGCAGATTTCCTGACGCTAAAAGCGCTTATCAAAGAGGGAACGCTCGGCGAGATTCTCTATTTCGAATCTCATTACGACCGTTTTCGTCCAGAAGTCAAAACGCGCTGGCGTGAAACGGCCGATCTCGGCAGTGGAATCTGGTACGACCTGGGTTCGCACCTGCTGGATCAGGCGCTGGAACTCTTTGGCGTGCCGGACAGCATTTACTCCGATCAGGCAAAATTGCGCCCCGGTGCGCAGGCAGTGGATTATTTCCATACCGTGCT
It encodes:
- a CDS encoding arabinose ABC transporter substrate-binding protein, producing MHKFTKALAAVGLAAVMSHSAMAADSMKLGFLVKQPEEPWFQTEWKFADKAGKDLNFQVIKIAVPDGEKTLNAIDSLAANGAKGFVICTPDPRLGPAIMAKARSYDLKVIAVDDQFVNAKGKPMEDVPLVMMAASKIGERQGQELYKEMQKRGWNVADTGVMAITADELDTARRRTTGSMDALKAAGFPAAQIFKVPTKSNDIPGALDAGNSLLVQHPKVKNWLILGMNDNTVLGGVRATEGQGFKAANVIGIGINGVDAVNELSKNEQTGFYGSLLPSPDVHGYKSIQMLNDWVNKGVEPPKFTEVTDVVLITRDNFKTELDKKGLGGK
- the araG gene encoding L-arabinose ABC transporter ATP-binding protein AraG, which encodes MSSLSLTSSAALNPSLDTFDTRQPYLTFDGIGKTFPGVKALDGISFDCYAGQIHALMGENGAGKSTLLKILSGFYSPTQGQILIKGQPVNFVHTTDALDAGVAIIYQELHLVPEMTVAENIYLGQLPSRRGWVNRKLLRYEAKLQLEHLGLDIDPDTPLKYLSIGQWQMVEIAKALARNAKVIAFDEPTSSLSAREIEQLFRVIRELRSEGRVILYVSHRMEEIFALSDAITVFKDGRYVRTFKDMQQVNHDILVQAMVGRNLGDVYGYQPRPHGEVRLELDAVKAPGVKTPISLTVRQGEIVGLFGLVGAGRSELMKGLFGGTKITSGRVLLDGKTLNITTPIDAIRQGIMLCPEDRKADGIIPVHSVRDNINISARRKSLKAGCLINNHWEAINASKQITALNIKTPGPEQLIMNLSGGNQQKAILGRWLSEEMKVILLDEPTRGIDVGAKHEIYNVIYALAKQGIAVLFASSDLPEVLGLADRILVMREGEITGELTHDDATEEKALGMAMLRTPELT
- the araH gene encoding L-arabinose ABC transporter permease AraH, whose translation is MSSMTTNSTKPEQPNAAARGGQSLMRIWDSYGMLVVFAALFLACTLFVPNFSSFINMKGLGLAISMSGMVACGMLFCLASGDFDLSVASVIACAGVTAAVVINMTESLWIGVGAGLLLGMLSGLVNGFVIAKLKINALITTLATMQIVRGLAYIISDGKAVGIEDERFFALGYANWFGLPAPIWITVGCLIAFGLLLNKTTFGRNTLAIGGNEEAARLAGVPVVRTKIIIFVLSGLVSAAAGIILASRMTSGQPMTSLGYELIVISACVLGGVSLKGGIGKISYVVAGVLILGTVENAMNLLNISPFSQYVVRGLILLAAVIFDRYKQKAKRAV
- a CDS encoding oxidoreductase encodes the protein MTAALRVGLIGYGFASKTFHSPLIAGTPGLELAVVSSSDASKVNVDWPSVNVVASPEEVFNDPSIDLVVIPTPNTTHFSLAQQALEAGKHVIVDKPFTVTLGEARSLDILAEEQGKLLSVFHNRRWDADFLTLKALIKEGTLGEILYFESHYDRFRPEVKTRWRETADLGSGIWYDLGSHLLDQALELFGVPDSIYSDQAKLRPGAQAVDYFHTVLTYPRRRVVLHSTVYAAGETPRFTVQGEKGSFVKFGLDPQEDRLKAGERLPQPDWGYDMRDGVVTLHHEDVMAEKTLLTIPGNYPAYYAGVRDAINGQGKNPVTASQAIKVMELIELGIESAQQQKALAVPN